In Crassostrea angulata isolate pt1a10 chromosome 4, ASM2561291v2, whole genome shotgun sequence, one genomic interval encodes:
- the LOC128181828 gene encoding uncharacterized protein LOC128181828 has product MILSSVNFVKTSSRQPKSHFDFSDFIIGKIKEEQEFNDRCNKCGSPSEHTKKTDSNKSPARSSYSESVRRRSSAQKDNCSNVTVETKDGYVVSLCEELDRIYLGDVEDPNNSNIFRQTKHTLQDGETSQEFCSFRLHSQKDLYLSVTPDRQLAVQRSDTVPDPQLPDDRCFVLHPVSNGSVFIQPYHHKGFYLHHLDKALSVRKLEINWRPPEEYFFSVGIVDVPDPDVFVAPEDAPVQKSTPFIEESSPVKPSLFWGCFGGKSKKLSSKIKKTIKQNSRV; this is encoded by the exons ATGATTCTAAGTAGTGTCAACTTTGTTAAGACCAGCAGCCGACAACCAAAGTCACATTTTGACTTCAGTGATTTTATTATTGGGAAAATTAAGGAGGAACAAGAATTCAACGATAGATGCAACAAATGCGGATCCCCATCAGAACAT ACAAAGAAAACAGACAGTAACAAATCGCCAGCACGATCAAGCTATAGCG agAGCGTACGGAGGCGGAGTTCAGCACAAAAGGACAACTGTTCTAATGTGACTGTGGAGACCAAGGACGGCTACGTCGTCAGTCTGTGCGAGGAACTCGACCGCATTTATCTTGGTGACGTCGAGGACCCCAATAATTCAA atatatTCCGCCAGACTAAACACACACTCCAGGACGGAGAGACCAGCCAGGAATTCTGCTCATTTCGTCTCCACAGTCAGAAGGACCTGTATCTGTCCGTGACCCCGGACCGACAGCTCGCTGTCCAACGGTCCGACACAGTCCCCGACCCCCAGCTTCCGGACGACAGGTGCTTCGTCCTGCACCCGGTCTCCAACGGCAGCGTGTTTATACAGCCGTACCACCACAAAG gtttttatcTACATCATCTCGACAAGGCCCTTTCGGTCCGGAAGTTGGAAATTAACTGGAGACCCCCGGAAGAATACTTCTTCAGCGTCGGGATCGTGGATGTGCCGGACCCCGATGTTTTCGTCGCCCCAGAGGACGCCCCTGTCCAGAAATCCACGCCCTTCATAGAGGAGTCCTCCCCCGTCAAGCCTAGCCTATTCTGGGGATGTTTTGGCGGAAAGTCCAAGAAGCTGTCCTccaaaatcaagaaaacaatCAAACAGAACTCGCGCGTCTAG